The Megasphaera elsdenii DSM 20460 genome includes the window GGCTCAGGGCCGTTTCGACGGTATGCGTGATCAGGCGGCGCAGCGGACGGGCACCGAACTGCGGGTCGAACCCTTTGTCTGCCAATTCCTGTAAGGCTTCGTCGGTCCAGGTGAGGTGGATCTTGACCTGTTTTTCCAGACGCTTGCCGAGGCGTTCCAAGAGGATAGCGGCGATGTTGCGTACCTGGTCTTTCTGGAGCGCTTTGAAGACGACGATGTCGTCAACACGGTTGAGAAATTCCGGACGGAAGTACTGTTTGAGCAGTTCGCGGACTTTCGCATTGGCTTCGTCGTAGTCCTTCGATTCGAGGATTTCGTGAGAGCCGAGGTTACTGGTCATGATGATGATGGTGTTCTTGAAGTTGACCACACGGCCTTTGCCATCGGTCAGGCGGCCATCGTCGAGAATCTGCAACAGGACGTTGAAGATATCCGGATGGGCCTTTTCGATTTCATCGAGGAGAATGACGCTGTACGGACGACGGCGGACGGCTTCCGTGAGCTGGCCCCCTTCATCATAGCCGACATATCCCGGAGGAGCCCCGATCAGACGGGATACGGTATGCTTTTCCATGTATTCCGACATATCGATGCGGATGATGTTACGTTCATCATCGAAGAGGGCTTCTGCCAAAGTCTTGGCCAGTTCGGTCTTGCCGACACCGGTCGGGCCGAGGAAGATGAAGGAACCGATCGGACGGTTCGGGTCTTTGATACCGGCACGGGCACGGATAATGGCATCGCTGACGACGCGGACGGCATCGTCCTGGCCGACGACCCGTTTATGCAACGTTTCGTCGAGGTGCAGGAGTTTTTCCCGTTCGCCGGTCATCATCTTAGTGACCGGGATGCCGGTCCAGCGGCTGACGACCTGAGCGATATCTTCTTCGCCGACTTCTTCTTTGAGGAGCTGCGAATCCTGGTGTTCCGCCAGGTAGGCTTCCTGTTCTTTCAACTGTTTCTGCAATTCCGGCAGTTTGCCGTACTTCAGTTCCGAAGCTTTGGCCAGATCGTAGTTGCGTTCGGCCTGGGCCATGTCACTCTTGACGGCGTCGATTTCTTTCTTCAAGCCCTGGGTGCGCAGGATGGACTGTTTTTCTTTATCCCACTGGGCTTTGAGCTTGCTTTCCTTTTCTTTCAATTCATTCTTCGTTTCCGTGATCTTAGCCAGCCGTTCTTTGGAAGCGTCGTCCGTTTCTTTGTTCAGGGACTGTTCTTCGATTTCCAGCTGCATGATCTTATGGCGCAGTTCGTCAATCGGCGTCGGCATGGATTCGATTTCCGTACGCAGTTTGGCTGCGGCTTCGTCGACGAGGTCGATGGCCTTATCCGGCAGGAAGCGGTCGGAAATGTAGCGGTCCGACAGGACAGCGGCAGCGACCAGGGCCTTATCACGGATGCGGACGCCATGATGGACTTCGTAACGTTCTTTCAGGCCACGGAGAATGGTGATTGTGTCTTCGACCGACGGCTGGTCAACCATGACCGGCTGGAAACGACGTTCCAAAGCGGCATCTTTTTCGATGTATTTCTGGTATTCATTGAGGGTCGTAGCGCCGATGCAGCGCAGGTCACCACGGGCCAGCATCGGTTTCAGGATGTTGCCGGCATCCATGGAGCCTTCCGAAGCGCCAGCGCCGACGACGGTGTGGATTTCATCGATGAAGAGAAGGATCTGGCCGTCGGATTTGGCGATTTCATTGAGGACCGATTTGAGTCGTTCTTCAAATTCGCCACGGTATTTGGCACCGGCGATGAGGGAGCCCATATCGAGGGAGTAGAGGGTCTTGTTTTTCAGCGATTCCGGAACGTCACCGCTGACGATACGGCGGGCCAACCCTTCGACGATAGCCGTCTTGCCGACACCAGGTTCACCGATGAGGACCGGGTTGTTCTTACGACGGCGGGACAGGATTTCGATGGTACGGCGGATTTCATCATCACGGCCGATGACCGGATCCAGTTTGTTCTGGCGGGCAGCGGCGGTCAGATCGCGGCCGTATTTTTCCAGGGCCTTGTAGTTTTCTTCCGGGTTATCACTGTTGACGTTAGCCTTGCGGTTAGCCTTGATGGTACTCATGATTTTGTCCTGCGTCAATCCGAATTCACGGCACAACTGCTGGACTTCGTCGTCGCTTTCGCTGACGATACCCATGAGGATGTGTTCCGTGCTGATGTATTCATCGTGCATAGAGTCTGCCAACTGCTGGGCTTTGCCGATGACACGGACCATTTCCGTCGACATGGACAACTGGCTGGAGCCCTTGACGGACGGAATCTTCTTCAGTAACTGTTCCAAGCGGGCCTGGAGCATGGGGACGTCGGTATGACATTCCGAGAAAATCGTGTTGAGCAGGCCTTCCGGTTCTTTTGTCAAGCCCATGAGCATATGGACCGATGAGAGTTCCTGGTTATAATGGAGCGCGGCGATCTGCTGGGCAGACTGGAAGGCTTCGATGACCTTTTGCGTATATTTTTCGTTTCCCATAATTAAGACCTCCTTACTTATGGTGGAAGTAATCATTCTTAGGAGCTTTCCTCAAGCTCTAGTATCATTATACCGTTAAAAGTCAAAAAGTCAATAGGTCAAAAGAAGAAAAGTCAAAAAATATATTTGACAAAGGAAGGGGCCTTTCGCTACACTTAATCTGTCAGGAAGGAGACGCACTTATGGATGAAAAAGAACGGAAAGCGTTTGAAGGCGACGCCTTTGCCCAATGCGCTATGGGCGACGATTATTTCTTTGAAGCTTTCGATGCCGATATAGAATATAAAGATGTTTTATATAAGAAGGCCCTGTACTGGTACCACCGGGCTGCCCAGAAAGGACACGCGGCCAGTCAGTATAACCTGGCCTATCAGTATGAACACGGACTGGGGACGGATACCGACATGGAACAGGCCGTGTACTGGTACCGCCGGGCGGCCAATCAGGGGTATGGCACGGCCGAAAACAACCTGGGCCATCTCTACGAAACGGGGAACGGCCTGCCCCAGGATTATGGACTGGCTTTGCACTGGTACGGCCGGGCTGCCCGCCATGATGACGCCGACGGCCAGTGCAATACGGCCATCATGTACCAGTTCGGCTATGCCGGCCCGCGGGATTATGACAAGGCCGCCTACTGGTATGCCCAGGCGGCCAAAAAGGGCAATGCCATTGCCCAGAACAACCTGGGATACCTTTACGAAACGGGCCGCGGTGTCCCGCAGGACTGGGAACTGGCAGCCCGCTGGTACTATGAAGCCGCCATGGCCGGAGACGGGCCGGCCCAGAATAATCTGGGCGTACTCTACCGCGACGGTCACGGCGTCCGCCACGACCTTTGCCAGGCCGTCTATTGGTTCGCCCAGTCGGCGGCTTCCGGGTACAAGGAAGGCATGAAGAATTATGCCCATGCCCTGGAAAAAGGCGAAGGCGTAGAAAAAGACACGGTCGAAGCGGCCTATTGGCGGCAGAAGGGAAAGAAATAGGAGTGATATTTTACTAGTCAACATTACAGAAATATAATATTGACTATCCAGGCTAAAAGGAGTATACTGAAGATATCAAAAACGAATTGTAAAATTCACAAAATTGCAGGGAAAGGGGCATGAAAATGGGAAACTATATTGGGCATACTAGCGAAGACGGACGACAGCAACTGCTGATAGACCATTTGAAAGGGACCAGCCTTTTGGCCGAACGATTTGCCAGTGTGTTTGATGCGCCCGAATGGGGAAGGATGGCTGGATTATATCATGACATCGGGAAATATAGTGCGGCTTTCCAGCGACGGATCCTGGAAGATGGGCCGCTGGTCGATCATTCTACAGCCGGTGCCTTGCTGATGAAGAAAGTAAAGAATGTTCCTTTGGCTTTCTGTATTGCCAGTCATCACAGTGGCCTCCTCAATACGGGAACGAAATTATCAAAAGTCGATGACGGTACCCTGATGGGGCGGCTGAAAAAAGAATTGAAGGGCAAACTGGACTATTCGGCTTATCGCCAGGAACTGCCTGAACCCGTACCGATTCGCAAGGCGCCGGCCTTTTTATACGGAAAAGACCAGTTCTATTATTCCTTCTTCATCCGCATGCTTTTTTCCTGTTTAGTCGATGCCGATTTTTTGGATACGGAGCGATTCGTAAACGATGGCAAAGTGCAGCGCGGCGGATTCGCGACGATGGAGGAACTTCACGATTTATTTTTCGCGTATTATGCAACTTTTGGAAAACCCACTACGCCTATCAATCAAAAACGGCAGGAAATTTATCAGCAATGTCTGGATGCGGCTGAAAAAGAGCCAGGTATGTTTAGTCTGACCGTTCCGACCGGTGGCGGTAAGACCTTGTCTTCCTTGGCTTTTGCCTTGAAACATGCTATAAAATACAAGAAACAGCGGATTATTTATATCATCCCCTATACTTCGATTATTGAACAGACTGCCGATATTTTCCGTAATATTCTAGGGGATGGTAACGTCATCGAACACCATATGAATGTCGATTACGATAAAGATTACGATAAAAATTACGACGATGACAAAAAGGAAGATGATGGCTTGAACCGCAAAAAGCTGGCGACTGAAAATTGGGATGCGCCCGTCATTGTGACGACAAATGTGCAGTTTTTTGAATCCCTCTTTGCGGCTAAGACCAGCCGGTGCCGCAAGGTACATAATATTGCCAATAGCGTCCTCATCTTTGATGAAGCACAGATGCTCCCTGAGCCTTATTTGCGGCCTTGCATCCGCAGCATGGGCGAATTGGTGGCTAATTATCGTTGTACGGCAGTATTGTGTACGGCAACGCAGCCGAGTTTGGAAACGTATTTTTCCCGGATCGGAGAAGACCTGAAAGTGCGGGAAATCTGTCCGGATACCCAAGACTTGTATGGATTTTTCAGGCGCGTCACTTATCGATTCATGGATGTAGATTCCCTGGAATCCTTGGCGGCGCAGCTGAAAGAGCATGAGCAGGTCCTGTGTGTCACTAATTCCAAGAAGGACGCTCGGGACTTGTATCAGATGATGGCGGGCGATGGATGTTATCATTTGTCGACCTTCATGTATCCGGCTCATCGGCGCCGTGTCTTAGCCATCATCCGTCAGCGCCTTCAGGAGGGCTTGCCCTGCCGGGTCATTTCGACCAGCTTGATCCAGGCTGGTGTCGATGTCGATTTCCCTGTCGTTTATCGTGAAATTGCGGGCCTGGATAGTATCATACAGACCGGCGGCCGCTGCAATCGGGAGGGGAAACAGCGGACAGAAGACAGCATCGTATCTATTTATGATTTGCCTAAACCTATGAACCGGATTCCGGCTTTCGTGCGGCGCCCTATCGAAATAACCCAGATGGTGGCGAAGGACCATGCCGACATAGCCAGTGCAGAGAGTATTAAAGCGTATTTCGACCAGCTCCATTATACGCTTGGCGAAGACCAGCTGGACAGTAAAGATGTGTTAAAACGATTAGAAGTGAATAAACCGGCCTTTACAGAGATTGCAAAAGATTTCAAACTGATAGAAGAAGACAGCCGGACCGTTTTTATTCCTATAGATGATGACCTGGACAACCAGAAAATCCTGGCACAATTGAGAAGCGGTGTTTGCAACCGGTCCATACTCCGTAAGGCGAATCAATATATGGTCGGCGTCTATGAGAATCAGTTCAGGAAACTAGAGGAAACGAATAAGCTGGAAGCGTTGGAGTTTGGATTGTATGTACTAACGGATCCGGCAGCATATGATCCGGATACGGGGCTCGTCGTCAATATGGAAGATGGAATAGGCATCTTTTTATAAATTAGGGAGATGATGATATGGCAATACGAGTAGAAGTTTGGGGAGATTATGCCTTATTCTCCCGGCCGGAAATGAAAACAGAACGCGTCAGTTATGATGTCATGACGCCGTCTGCGGCACGAGGCATCATTGAGGCGATTTATTGGCATCCCGGACTCAAATGGATTATTGATAAAATCTATGTCCTCAGTCCTATCCGGTTCACCAATATCCGCCGCAATGAAGTCAAGGCAAAGGCCAGCGCCAGAGCGGCCAAGCAGGCGATGACTAAGAAAAATGTGGACTTGTATTTGAGTACGAAAGAAGAAATCCAGCAGCGGGCTTCTATGGTACTGTGCAAGGTGCATTATGTCATCGAAGCGCATTTTGAACTGACCGATAAGGCCAATGCTTCTGACAATGCTGGAAAGTTCCAGGATATCATCCGCCGCCGCTTGAAGCGGGGACAATGTTATCATACGCCTTATTTTGGCTGCCGGGAATTTCCTGTCAATTTCCGGGAATACGAATTTGACAGTGTGCCGACAGCCTATGCCGGGGAAGATAAGGAATTAGGCTATATGCTGTATGACATGGATTATTCCGATTTACAGCACATACGGCCTATGTTCTTCAAAGCGACCTTACATAATGGGGTCCTGGATTTGCGGGATTGTGAGGTGCACTCATGATTTTACAATCGTTGGTAGCGTATTATGAAACCTTAGCCCGGCAGGGAGCTATTGCCAAGCCGGGGTGGGGGGACTATAAGATTTCCTATGCTGTCAATCTGAATCAGCAGGGCGAAGTCATCGGAATCCTATCCTTAGAAAAAGAAGTGATGCGGGGGAAAAAGACGGTATCCGTACCTACGGTCCATATGCTGCCGGAAGGCGTGAAAAAATCGTCGGGTATCCGGCCGCAGTTCCTGTGGGCCAATGCCGCTTATTGCCTGGGGCTGCCTAAAGACATGAAGACAGCGGATATGGCAGAAGATGCGGCAGCTAAATGGGAAAAAGAGAAAAAACGGAGTATAGCTTGTTTTGAAGCGATGAAAAAATATCATTTGGATATCTTAGAAGCTGTCCACACGCCGTCAGCAGAGGCATTGAAGCGGTTCTTTACGACGTGGAAGCCGGAAACAGCAGAAAATCATCCCGTGTTGAAACCCTATCTGGCCACCAACCTGTTGACAGCCAATGTAATGTATGCCGTCGAAGGTGTCTTTGTCAAAGATGATGAAACCATCAGGGCTGCCTGGGATGCCCATTATAATCAGCCATCTGCTGATGCTGTCGAAGGGCAGTGTTTGGTCACGGGGAAAATAGCTCCCATTGCCCGCATCCATCCCAATATCAAAGGCGTCCGCGGCGCTCAGTCCTCAGGAGCTTCCTTAGTATCTTTCAACGCAGATGCTTTTGAATCATACGGTCATTCAGGGGGGCAGTGCTATAATGCCCCTGTCAGCGAACATGCCGCTTTTGCCTATACGACGGCATTGAATCAGCTTATTGCCGATGAAAAGCACTGTAAGGTCATTGGCAATACGACCGTTGTCTATTGGGCAGCCGATGGGGAAGAAGCCTATCAGGATTTGCTTCATAGCGCCGTTTTTGAAGATGATGACACTATTGATGATGAGACACTTGATGCCTTGTTTTCTCACATCCAAAAAGGAATGCCCTTTGATTTTCAAGGAGTTCCCATCCATCCCGATACGCCTTTTTATATCTTAGGATTATCGCCAAATGCAGCCAGACTCTCAGTCCGTTTTTTCTTACAGGATACGTTCGGTCATTTTATCGACCACGTGCGCAAACATTATGAAAGACTGGAAATCGTTATGCCTCAGCAGTATCGGGCTTACTTGCCATTAGGGAGATTGTTGGGGGTAACAGTGAATCCTAAACGTAAGGACACGAAAGGAAAACCTGATAAAAAGTATGAGAAAGCATCCCCACTTCTGGCAGGTGCTGTGATGCGTAGCATCCTTTCTGATACGCCTTACCCGCAGGCTTTATACAATAGCGTCATGTTGAGAGTCAAAGCAGACCAGGATGATAAAGATAATTATATCTATAAAATTAGTGCCGAAAAAGCCGCCATCATCAAGGCTTGTTTATTGAAGAATTTTCCGAAAGGAGAGGAAGTAACTGTGGCATTGAATGAAGAAAGTACGAATACGGCCTATGTATTAGGCCGACTGTTCTCTGTATTGGAACAAATTCAGGAAAAAGCCCATGAAAAAGATAATGGACGCGGTAAGGTTCCCGACTCAGAAAAGAATCGGAAAGGAATAAATAGCACGATTAAGGATCGATTTTTTAATAGTGCGGCTGCGACCCCGGGATGGGTATTTCCAATTTTGTTGAAAATGGCCAACCACCATTTACGCAAATTGAATGACAGAAAGGGATTGAAAATTGAACTGGAAAAAATGGTCACAGAATTGGAAGGGAAAATCGAGATGAATGGCCAGCCTATTCCGGCGCGGATGAATTTGAACGATCAAGGCTTATTTATTTTAGGCTATTACCATCAGACCCAGAAACGGTATATGAAAAAGGAGGAAAAATAAGATGTCCGAACCCATTAAAAATCGCTATGAATTTACCATCCTGTTTGACGTAGAAAATGGCAATCCCAATGGAGATCCCGATGCCGGCAATATGCCGCGCGTAGACCCGGAAACCGGATACGGCCTGGTTACCGATGTCTGCTTGAAGCGTAAGATACGCAATTGCATTGAAACGATTTGCGAAGACCAGCCTGGCTATCGCATTTACGTCAAAGAAGGCGTTCCTTTGCAGCGCAGTGACAAAGAAGCGTTAACCTACGTGGGCATTGATGAAAAGACGGATATAAAAAAGATGAAAAAAGATGATCCGGAACTGGACCGTAAAATCTGTGACTTTATGTGCCAGAATTTCTTTGACATCCGTACCTTTGGCGCCGTCATGACGACCTTTGTCAAGAGTGCACTCAATTGCGGCCAAGTCCGCGGTCCCGTTCAGTTAGGCTTTGCCCGCAGCATTGATCCTATCGTACCACAGGAAGTCACCATTACCCGTGTCGCCATCACGACGGAAAAAGATGCGGAAAACAAGAACACCGAAATCGGCAGAAAATATATCATTCCCTATGCGTTATACCGCGTAGACGGCTATGTATCAGCCAACCTGGCACGGAAAGTGACCGGTTTCAGTGAAGACGATTTACAGTATTTATGGAAAGCCATCATTAATATGTTCGAATACGACCATTCCGCTGCCAGAGGGAATATGGCTGTGCGCGAACTCATCGTATTCAAACACGATAGTGAATTGGGAAATGCTCCAGCATATAAACTTTTTGATACTGTTCACGTCCAGAAAAAAGAAGGCGTCGTCGCGCCCAGAAACTATACGGACTATGACGTAACCGTAGATGAAAGCAAAATCCCGGAACACGTTACGTGTACCCGGATGATTTAAACGTAGGAAAGAGGGGGTGCGAAGCCGTATCACACATAAAATATATCAGAGCTTCGCACCCGGCTTGATTTCTATAAAAATAAGCAATACCCGGAGAATTGACTCAAAAATTGAACTGCTATTCAATCAGTTCGCAATATGATTGATGAGAGAGCAGATAGTGACTGAGCCAATTTGCAGGCTCGTCGCACCCTTCACGGGTGCGTGGATTGAAATTAAAGTTGTCTTGATTCTTAGTTTATCATGGATAGGGTCGCACCCTTCACGGGTGCGTGGATTGAAATTATACATCAGGAGGCTCTAAATTAAATGAAACGAGCGTCGCACCCTTCACGGGTGCGTGGATTGAAATCTGAATGGGACCTGGAAAAATGCGTCCAGTGTACGTCGCACCCTTCACGGGTGCGTGGATTGAAATAATGAAACCGATGAAACGGTCAACAAGAAGACCAAGTCGCACCCTTCACGGGTGCGTGGATTGAAATGGCATGGACACGCTGACGGCGGACGGACCGGCCAAGCGTCGCACCCTTCACGGGTGCGTGGATTGAAATAATGAAACCGATGAAACGGTCAACAAGAAGACCAAGTCGCACCCTTCACGGGTGCGTGGATTGAAATCCGGCAGAACATCTCCTGACCAACGACGATATGGAGTCGCACCCTTCACGGGTGCGTGGATTGAAATACCTTCCTCAGCAAGGAAGAAATCGACGCCCTGGCGTCGCACCCTTCACGGGTGCGTGGATTGAAATATCGGCTGGATCACGGGCATCGAAGGGGTCTACTTCCGTCGCACCCTTCACGGGTGCGTGGATTGAAATTTATAATTACAACGCAGAGGAGTAAGGTGACCACGTCGCACCCTTCACGGGTGCGTGGATTGAAATCTCATGGCTTGCGACAAGGCCCTCGTTGAACCGTCGTCGCACCCTTCACGGGTGCGTGGATTGAAATTTTGAGCCAGAAAGATTATGCGTCGGGACAAATGGGGTCGCACCCTTCACGGGTGCGTGGATTGAAATGGCTTATGCCTGTGCCCGCGGTGCTGACCGCATGAGCGTCGCACCCTTCACGGGTGCGTGGATTGAAATTGATCAAGGCCGCCGCGATTTGCAGGCCTGGTGGACGTCGCACCCTTCACGGGTGCGTGGATTGAAATATATAGAACATCCTGAAAGAGATACTTTGGTCATCGTCGCACCCTTCACGGGTGCGTGGATTGAAATGTGTATTAGTTAACGGTGCCGATGGCCGCATGGGCAGCGTCGCACCCTTCACGGGTGCGTGGATTGAAATCAGCAGCAGCTGGGCGTCTTGCAGGACCGGCCGGACGTCGCACCCTTCACGGGTGCGTGGATTGAAATCCGGAAGTCGTCTACTGTGCCGGCAAGACCGTCCGTCGCACCCTTCACGGGTGCGTGGATTGAAATATCATCATGGCGACAATCGGCGTCCTCGTCGTCCTCGTCGCACCCTTCACGGGTGCGTGGATTGAAATTCGCCTGCAGACTGAAGGACGGGGCCATCTGCGCCGGTCGCACCCTTCACGGGTGCGTGGATTGAAATTGCATGTGTCCCGGTGGCGTCGTCGTCGGGGCGGCTTGTCGCACCCTTCACGGGTGCGTGGATTGAAATTCGATTTCAATCATACGGGGATGAGCATCGTCGAAAGTCGCACCCTTCACGGGTGCGTGGATTGAAATGCATGATACGCTGGAAACGTATACGGCTGTCAGTGGTCGCACCCTTCACGGGTGCGTGGATTGAAATCAAGACAGGCGTCATCTTCAAGGCCGCTATCGATACGTCGCACCCTTCACGGGTGCGTGGATTGAAATATTTTCCTTGTGGACGGCTTCGGCTGTTTCCTGCGTCGCACCCTTCACGGGTGCGTGGATTGAAATAGTAAAAAAGAAATCCGGTCAAATTTTGTTTACGGGTCGCACCCTTCACGGGTGCGTGGATTGAAATCCGATGCCATCTGCTTCGTCTCGGAAAAGGGGCGGGGTCGCACCCTTCACGGGTGCGTGGATTGAAATTATATACGCGTAAAACGTATAACCAAAGCTATATCAGTCGCACCCTTCACGGGTGCGTGGATTGAAATCCAGAAGGCAGCCGCCGAAGGGAGGTCAGTCCAGTCGCACCCTTCACGGGTGCGTGGATTGAAATCTGTCGATGAATTGATCAAAACGTTGGAAAAGCTGTGTCGCACCCTTCACGGGTGCGTGGATTGAAATGACACGGCGCACGGATACGCCGGCCAGGTACATCTCGTCGCACCCTTCACGGGTGCGTGGATTGAAATTGGCCATCGCTCTGAGCCTGCTGTGCACCGGCCTGGGCGTCGCACCCTTCACGGGTGCGTGGATTGAAATATGCGACACCACAAGACGCCGGCAGTGGCACGGGAAGTCGCACCCTTCACGGGTGCGTGGATTGAAATGGTAATGTCGCAGCGCTGGTCAAGTACGCGCTTGAGTCGCACCCTTCACGGGTGCGTGGATTGAAATTTACAAAGAAGCGCTGAAAGACGCTCGTAAGCAAGTCGCACCCTTCACGGGTGCGTGGATTGAAATGTGGAATAGCTATTACGGTTTCCCCCAGCAGTCGTGGTCGCACCCTTCACGGGTGCGTGGATTGAAATTTGCGTGGCTTGACTACATGGACGAGGACGAAAAACGTCGCACCCTTCACGGGTGCGTGGATTGAAATGGACATACGGAGCCAATATTCGTCCTGGTGATTACTGCGTCGCACCCTTCACGGGTGCGTGGATTGAAATGAACGTCTCCGCAGGCTGAATGACCCGAAACTTACTGTCGCACCCTTCACGGGTGCGTGGATTGAAATCAGCTTAGCATAATGCCAATCGTCCAGCACGTGCTTGTCGCACCCTTCACGGGTGCGTGGATTGAAATAGAACGAAGTGCAAAACCCTGGCCGATTACATTAACGTCGCACCCTTCACGGGTGCGTGGATTGAAATGCTGTATCAACGAAGAACTGGATATCTTCCGCTGTCGTCGCACCCTTCACGGGTGCGTGGATTGAAATAACGCAAACTTCGAAATTAATTGCTTGAAGAAATACGTCGCACCCTTCACGGGTGCGTGGATTGAAATGTTTTTGCAATATACGTCGCTATCCCTCCTCGTCAGTCGCACCCTTCACGGGTGCGTGGATTGAAATGTGAGGTGGCTAGTCAATCCGCTGATTTTCCCGGCGCGTCGCACCCTTCACGGGTGCGTGGATTGAAATGTGGATTCAAAAAGCAACTAATATCGACACTAAGCGTCGCACCCTTCACGGGTGCGTGGATTGAAATACTTACATGGATATGATAAATACATTGATGAAGAAGCGTCGCACCCTTCACGGGTGCGTGGATTGAAATTTTGTAGCTTAAAATTATAGTCAACTAGAATAGAGGCGTCGCACCCTTCACGGGTGCGTGGATTGAAATTTCTATTATTATCTCTTTTATCTCTTTACTCTTATGCGTCGCACCCTTCACGGGTGCGTGGATTGAAATAAGTAGGATGCGGAACCGTTCGTCTGAGATTGTGGAGCGTCGCACCCTTCACGGGTGCGTGGATTGAAATCGCAGCAGGTTATCCGGCTGATTGTATCGCCGTCAGGTCGCACCCTTCACGGGTGCGTGGATTGAAATTTGTATCAAGATGAAAAGAAGGTGGACTAATTATGCGTCGCACCCTTCACGGGTGCGTGGATTGAAATATCGCCCCCATTTTGGATTGTCAGCTCATAAGTCAAAGTCGCACCCTTCACGGGTGCGTGGATTGAAATAATGAAGCTGTCTAAGAGCTGCTGGCCGGCCTTCTGTCGCACCCTTCACGGGTGCGTGGATTGAAATAAAATGCATCGCTCCTCAGGAACGTTCAGCGGGAAACGAGTCCGGCGCGGCCTGTACCGTTTCGCCGACGGCAGGATGGCTAATGCCGACATCAACGGCGCCGCCAACATACTCCGCAAAAGTAAGCAGAACCTCGATTTCGAGGGACTGTGTAAGGGGCTTTTGGACAGCCCTTTGAGAATAAGGCTATCCTGATTTCAGGAGGAAACTTAAACAGCAACCTTCTCAAGAATCTCTCGCTTCTATAAGCGGGAGAGGTTCAAAGGCAGTATTTCAAATCTTCAAATCCGATTCTGCATAGAGTGCCGCATAGCCAGCCAGGGCGATGCGGCCTTTTTCTATGTGGCAATAGAGTTCGCCGCCCCGTTTCGAGGCCTGGTAGGCGACGAGGTCGGTTTTGTCGAGTTTGGCTGCCATGACGGGGATGATGTGGCAATGGCCGCTGCCGCAGACCGGGTCTTCCGGGACGGCGAGTTTCGGCGCAAAGGACCGGCTGACCGTGTCGTATTTGCTGCCTTTGGCCGTGATGTTGCAGAGCAGGCCGTCGAGTTGCT containing:
- the cas8c gene encoding type I-C CRISPR-associated protein Cas8c/Csd1, whose protein sequence is MILQSLVAYYETLARQGAIAKPGWGDYKISYAVNLNQQGEVIGILSLEKEVMRGKKTVSVPTVHMLPEGVKKSSGIRPQFLWANAAYCLGLPKDMKTADMAEDAAAKWEKEKKRSIACFEAMKKYHLDILEAVHTPSAEALKRFFTTWKPETAENHPVLKPYLATNLLTANVMYAVEGVFVKDDETIRAAWDAHYNQPSADAVEGQCLVTGKIAPIARIHPNIKGVRGAQSSGASLVSFNADAFESYGHSGGQCYNAPVSEHAAFAYTTALNQLIADEKHCKVIGNTTVVYWAADGEEAYQDLLHSAVFEDDDTIDDETLDALFSHIQKGMPFDFQGVPIHPDTPFYILGLSPNAARLSVRFFLQDTFGHFIDHVRKHYERLEIVMPQQYRAYLPLGRLLGVTVNPKRKDTKGKPDKKYEKASPLLAGAVMRSILSDTPYPQALYNSVMLRVKADQDDKDNYIYKISAEKAAIIKACLLKNFPKGEEVTVALNEESTNTAYVLGRLFSVLEQIQEKAHEKDNGRGKVPDSEKNRKGINSTIKDRFFNSAAATPGWVFPILLKMANHHLRKLNDRKGLKIELEKMVTELEGKIEMNGQPIPARMNLNDQGLFILGYYHQTQKRYMKKEEK
- the cas7c gene encoding type I-C CRISPR-associated protein Cas7/Csd2 yields the protein MSEPIKNRYEFTILFDVENGNPNGDPDAGNMPRVDPETGYGLVTDVCLKRKIRNCIETICEDQPGYRIYVKEGVPLQRSDKEALTYVGIDEKTDIKKMKKDDPELDRKICDFMCQNFFDIRTFGAVMTTFVKSALNCGQVRGPVQLGFARSIDPIVPQEVTITRVAITTEKDAENKNTEIGRKYIIPYALYRVDGYVSANLARKVTGFSEDDLQYLWKAIINMFEYDHSAARGNMAVRELIVFKHDSELGNAPAYKLFDTVHVQKKEGVVAPRNYTDYDVTVDESKIPEHVTCTRMI